The following coding sequences lie in one Myxococcales bacterium genomic window:
- a CDS encoding acetyl-CoA hydrolase/transferase family protein, translating to MEVRSGQRVFVQGAAATPMRLLERLVAAHETLRDVEVIHLHTMGEAQYADPAYEKSFRVVNVFVGANMRSKLDDARNDYLPCFLSEVPALFRSGLRPIDVALIHVSPPDKQGYCSLGTSVDVARAAVDVAKTVIAQINPNMPRVHGDGFVHMSRIAEVIECNDPLPEVVPSTRGPIENAIGEAVAGLIDDGATLQMGIGAVPDAVMAALSGHKHLGIHSEMWTDGALELIKSGVVDNSRKTVHPGKTVSGFLYGSKKLYDFIDDNPSVVQLDIGYVNQPNVIARNPAVAAINSAVEIDLTGQVCADSIGPHVISGVGGQMDFLRAAALSKGGRPILAMPSRTKKGTPRIVAELRRGAGVVTTRAHVHWVVTEYGVVNLFGKTLGERAKALISIAHPDDRESLERNWRARLKN from the coding sequence ATGGAAGTGCGTTCTGGACAGCGCGTATTTGTGCAAGGAGCGGCGGCGACGCCCATGCGGCTTTTGGAGAGGCTTGTGGCCGCGCATGAAACTCTGCGAGATGTAGAAGTCATTCACCTCCACACGATGGGAGAGGCTCAGTACGCCGATCCAGCGTACGAGAAGAGCTTTCGCGTGGTCAATGTGTTCGTCGGCGCGAACATGCGTAGCAAGCTTGATGATGCCCGCAACGATTACTTGCCGTGTTTTCTTTCAGAGGTGCCCGCGCTTTTTCGTTCGGGTCTCAGGCCCATCGATGTAGCCTTGATTCATGTTTCACCTCCGGATAAGCAAGGCTACTGCTCCCTTGGCACCAGTGTAGATGTGGCCCGCGCAGCGGTTGACGTAGCCAAAACAGTCATCGCGCAGATAAACCCCAATATGCCTAGAGTGCATGGAGATGGATTCGTGCACATGAGCCGCATCGCCGAGGTCATTGAATGCAACGACCCTTTGCCCGAGGTGGTTCCGTCAACCCGCGGCCCTATCGAGAACGCGATCGGGGAAGCCGTCGCTGGTTTGATCGATGATGGTGCAACGCTGCAGATGGGCATTGGCGCCGTCCCCGACGCGGTGATGGCCGCGCTCAGCGGTCACAAACACCTGGGTATTCACTCAGAGATGTGGACGGACGGCGCACTCGAGTTGATCAAATCAGGAGTCGTGGATAACTCGCGTAAGACTGTGCATCCTGGCAAGACCGTCTCTGGTTTTCTTTATGGCTCAAAAAAACTATACGACTTCATCGATGACAACCCCTCAGTCGTGCAGCTGGACATTGGGTACGTTAATCAGCCAAACGTGATCGCGCGAAACCCCGCCGTGGCTGCCATCAATTCCGCGGTGGAAATCGATTTGACTGGGCAGGTATGTGCCGATTCCATAGGTCCACATGTGATTTCAGGGGTGGGAGGCCAAATGGATTTTTTGCGCGCCGCGGCGCTTTCCAAAGGAGGACGGCCAATCTTGGCGATGCCTTCGAGGACCAAGAAGGGGACGCCTCGCATCGTAGCAGAGTTGCGTCGTGGGGCGGGTGTCGTAACTACGCGCGCTCACGTGCATTGGGTCGTGACTGAGTACGGCGTCGTCAATCTCTTTGGCAAAACGCTCGGAGAACGCGCGAAGGCGCTCATCAGCATCGCTCACCCAGATGATCGGGAATCGCTTGAACGCAACTGGCGCGCCCGCTTAAAAAACTAG
- a CDS encoding cysteine hydrolase, which yields MNLHPNSSALLLIDLINPFDYDRAADLLSNTRSIIAPTVALADRARRASLPVIYVNDNFGRWRSHFVETLSQCERAVGAEVVQAFRPLDDDYFVLKPQRSGFFCTPLDLLLQSLNVRTLVLAGIATEMCVMATAHDACMRGYKNIVPKDTTASFTGKQRDEALDLLQAARAASVCGSEDLVF from the coding sequence GTGAACCTGCATCCCAACTCCAGCGCCTTACTATTGATTGACCTCATCAATCCCTTTGACTACGATAGGGCGGCAGACTTGCTGTCAAATACCCGTTCGATAATCGCCCCCACAGTAGCCCTGGCGGATCGGGCGCGCCGCGCTTCTTTGCCGGTGATCTATGTCAACGACAATTTCGGGCGTTGGCGGTCTCACTTCGTGGAAACACTCAGCCAATGCGAGCGGGCGGTTGGCGCTGAAGTCGTCCAAGCCTTTCGGCCCCTGGACGATGACTATTTCGTACTCAAGCCGCAACGCTCGGGATTCTTTTGCACGCCTCTTGATCTTTTGCTGCAAAGTCTCAACGTGCGCACGCTCGTATTGGCGGGCATCGCTACGGAGATGTGTGTCATGGCAACCGCTCACGATGCCTGCATGCGTGGATACAAAAACATCGTACCCAAAGACACCACCGCATCATTCACGGGTAAACAGCGTGACGAGGCACTGGATCTTTTGCAGGCGGCCCGAGCGGCGAGCGTATGCGGATCGGAAGACCTAGTTTTTTAA
- a CDS encoding YtxH domain-containing protein: MLCAGMAVSSFGCSDDTEEHSEAAAESAGDDIEASADNAAEETGDAMEEAGDDIEEATE, from the coding sequence ATGCTCTGCGCCGGCATGGCCGTTTCATCTTTTGGTTGCAGCGACGATACCGAGGAGCACAGTGAAGCGGCAGCTGAATCAGCGGGCGACGACATAGAGGCAAGCGCCGATAACGCCGCAGAGGAAACGGGCGACGCCATGGAAGAAGCTGGCGACGACATCGAAGAAGCTACCGAATAA
- a CDS encoding Do family serine endopeptidase, which produces MAFYALKKLARSIPVSRFLVGWLVFAACSPLACLHNSEAQEDTRGSGKTTVASRGGSAPLPNTGAVADAQRLGDAISTVAERVSPAVVSMRVETRREVTQNPLQFFFGPFGGEGGAQQAPVVRGSGSGIVVRADGYLVTNNHVVDNASRIEVQLQDGRQFSGKVIGTDPATDLAVVKVNAKNLPTVSFAAPDDLRVGQWVVAIGSPFGLDYTVTAGVLSAVGRGGIGANEIEDYLQTDASINPGNSGGPLVNLRGEVLGINTMIVGRGTGIGFAVPAALARNVTDQLIATGKVRRAWIGVAFQELTPELAKQFGVNASRGALVSHVEATGPAAKGGVKSGDIIQAVDGIAIKEGRDLLRSVLTKPIGQKITLDVIRQGKKQRLSLITAERPRGKDDKPAASDASRGSSVAPGYGLQVQSLTPPIAEQLGIQRKSGLVVANVESGSPADRAGLRGGDLIVEADRSPVEKPGDLSRALSDGKALLQVERRGGSFFAVLSQD; this is translated from the coding sequence ATGGCATTTTACGCTCTCAAGAAACTCGCTCGTAGCATTCCTGTATCGCGTTTTTTAGTGGGCTGGCTGGTTTTTGCCGCCTGCTCGCCATTAGCATGCCTGCACAACTCCGAAGCCCAGGAGGATACGAGGGGCTCGGGGAAAACGACAGTGGCCAGTCGCGGAGGGAGTGCTCCTTTACCCAATACCGGTGCGGTGGCTGATGCGCAGCGTCTCGGCGATGCCATTTCTACCGTCGCTGAACGCGTTTCCCCCGCCGTGGTGAGCATGCGGGTAGAGACACGGCGAGAGGTGACACAGAACCCATTACAGTTTTTCTTTGGGCCCTTTGGTGGGGAAGGCGGAGCGCAGCAAGCGCCAGTCGTGCGTGGCAGCGGCTCGGGGATTGTCGTTCGTGCGGACGGTTATTTGGTGACCAACAACCATGTCGTCGACAATGCGAGTCGCATCGAGGTTCAACTTCAAGATGGAAGACAGTTTAGCGGCAAAGTCATCGGAACAGACCCTGCCACAGACCTTGCCGTTGTGAAAGTCAACGCCAAAAACCTGCCCACGGTGAGCTTCGCCGCCCCCGACGATTTACGCGTGGGGCAGTGGGTCGTTGCGATCGGATCACCGTTTGGCCTGGATTACACGGTCACGGCAGGGGTGCTCAGCGCCGTCGGTAGGGGCGGGATCGGGGCAAACGAGATCGAAGACTATTTGCAGACAGACGCCAGCATCAACCCCGGCAACTCGGGCGGTCCGCTTGTGAATCTTCGCGGTGAGGTCTTGGGGATCAACACCATGATCGTCGGACGTGGCACGGGCATCGGTTTTGCCGTTCCAGCGGCATTGGCCCGCAACGTGACCGATCAATTGATCGCGACGGGCAAGGTGCGCCGGGCGTGGATTGGCGTGGCCTTTCAGGAGCTGACGCCTGAGCTGGCCAAACAGTTCGGCGTGAATGCGAGCCGGGGCGCGCTGGTGAGCCATGTTGAAGCCACGGGCCCAGCCGCGAAGGGCGGCGTCAAGTCCGGGGACATTATCCAAGCCGTGGATGGCATCGCCATCAAAGAGGGTAGAGATCTCCTGCGTAGTGTGTTGACCAAACCGATCGGCCAAAAGATCACGTTGGATGTCATTCGCCAGGGCAAGAAACAGCGGCTCAGCTTGATTACGGCGGAGCGCCCTCGGGGCAAGGACGACAAACCGGCGGCCTCGGACGCTTCCCGCGGCTCATCGGTGGCACCCGGATACGGATTGCAGGTGCAATCGCTCACCCCGCCAATCGCGGAGCAATTGGGCATCCAAAGGAAATCGGGGCTCGTCGTGGCCAATGTAGAGTCAGGCTCTCCGGCCGATCGTGCTGGACTCAGAGGGGGCGATCTCATTGTGGAAGCCGATCGCAGCCCGGTGGAAAAACCAGGCGACCTGAGCCGAGCGCTTAGTGACGGGAAGGCCTTGCTCCAGGTCGAGCGCCGCGGCGGGTCGTTTTTCGCGGTGCTTTCGCAAGACTAA
- the ybgF gene encoding tol-pal system protein YbgF gives MMSKATRAISPASWCASIGILVACEACAAHEVPHSTVGPSKSEGQLQRLSRRSEVQQTRIRELEGRVALMEAQAKQLEDTVVQKSMVPKETVVIRPRLPDPDDAPASNPDGITRGPRPLLRLYGSSSGEAARDSDSAPAQTAESPVERYRQALRALTLREFATAISKLTVFVKVYPNHPYADNAVYWRGVARYAQRDYRQALADFEQVLRAYPRGNKKADALLNVAYCHVRMGHIAQAKRYFSAVQREYPSSGAAKVAAREARGFHET, from the coding sequence ATGATGTCTAAAGCAACGAGAGCGATATCTCCGGCGTCGTGGTGCGCAAGCATCGGAATACTTGTGGCGTGTGAGGCGTGCGCTGCGCACGAGGTGCCACATTCAACCGTCGGGCCTTCCAAGAGCGAAGGGCAACTTCAACGCCTTTCGCGACGTTCCGAAGTTCAACAGACCCGCATTCGCGAGCTTGAGGGCCGGGTGGCACTTATGGAGGCTCAAGCAAAGCAGCTTGAGGACACAGTCGTTCAGAAAAGCATGGTTCCAAAGGAGACGGTGGTGATTCGTCCTCGCTTGCCGGATCCCGACGATGCACCTGCCAGCAATCCAGACGGGATCACGCGAGGGCCGAGGCCACTGCTACGGCTCTATGGGTCCTCAAGCGGGGAGGCCGCGCGCGATTCGGACTCGGCGCCCGCGCAGACCGCAGAGTCACCCGTAGAGCGATACCGGCAAGCTCTCCGCGCGCTTACCCTGCGGGAGTTCGCCACCGCGATCTCTAAACTCACCGTATTCGTCAAGGTCTATCCGAATCATCCTTACGCCGATAATGCCGTGTACTGGCGGGGGGTGGCGCGCTACGCACAACGCGATTATCGCCAAGCCTTGGCAGACTTCGAGCAAGTCCTCCGCGCCTATCCGCGGGGCAACAAGAAGGCCGACGCATTGCTTAATGTGGCGTACTGCCACGTGCGTATGGGTCACATCGCTCAAGCAAAGCGGTATTTTTCCGCAGTCCAAAGGGAATATCCCAGTAGCGGGGCCGCTAAGGTCGCCGCTCGGGAAGCAAGAGGGTTCCATGAAACTTAG
- a CDS encoding LysM peptidoglycan-binding domain-containing protein — translation MKLSAFTLTAATLITASAYAQLQSNEIEVADPFGSPGYYDPEERVVSPTTPIPSASQIPETHTVIKGDTLWDITGKYVGNPWDWPRIWSYNPEITNPHWIYPGGVLRLKVGTVESVATLLSGEQVKIKPSRHKDKSVYLRNQGYLDRNALAAAGIITGANEDHMLLSYNDAIYVQFNDPTFARAGQELAVFSEVPEDQRLDDEEGELVRVFGTVRIQDYNRRNKLSRAVITEALDPIERGYKVAPVQRRFVEVEPRTNRRAVRAHVVATLRPNNLNGDYGVVFVDVGREQGVEVGNRFLVVRRGDAWQQSLDDSPSKLGATADLPDQPEYPDEPIAELRVVDVQKSTAACLVTSSTRAVAMTDRAEMPKGY, via the coding sequence ATGAAACTTAGTGCTTTCACATTGACAGCGGCGACGTTAATCACCGCGTCCGCTTATGCCCAACTTCAATCCAATGAGATTGAAGTTGCGGACCCTTTTGGCTCTCCTGGGTACTACGATCCCGAGGAACGGGTCGTAAGCCCCACAACACCAATACCATCGGCGTCGCAGATTCCCGAGACACATACCGTCATCAAGGGGGACACGCTCTGGGACATCACTGGAAAATATGTAGGAAATCCATGGGATTGGCCACGCATCTGGTCGTACAATCCCGAAATCACCAACCCGCACTGGATCTATCCAGGGGGCGTGCTGCGGCTGAAAGTAGGCACCGTGGAGAGCGTAGCAACCTTGCTGTCGGGCGAGCAGGTGAAGATCAAGCCATCACGGCACAAAGACAAATCCGTGTATCTGCGGAATCAGGGCTACTTGGATCGCAACGCGCTGGCGGCCGCTGGCATCATCACAGGAGCCAACGAGGATCACATGTTGTTGTCGTACAACGACGCGATCTATGTTCAATTTAATGACCCCACATTTGCTCGCGCGGGGCAGGAGCTGGCAGTTTTTTCAGAAGTTCCCGAAGATCAGAGACTCGATGATGAAGAGGGAGAATTGGTGCGTGTCTTTGGCACGGTGAGAATCCAGGATTACAATCGGAGAAACAAGTTGAGTCGCGCCGTTATTACGGAGGCACTCGATCCGATAGAAAGGGGTTACAAGGTGGCTCCGGTTCAGAGGCGCTTTGTGGAAGTCGAGCCTCGCACCAATCGGCGCGCAGTGCGCGCGCATGTCGTGGCAACGCTCCGCCCCAACAATCTCAACGGAGACTACGGTGTGGTGTTCGTAGATGTCGGTCGAGAGCAGGGCGTTGAGGTCGGAAACCGCTTTTTAGTGGTACGGCGGGGAGATGCGTGGCAACAATCATTGGACGATAGTCCTAGCAAACTTGGCGCCACTGCTGACCTGCCCGATCAACCGGAGTATCCCGATGAGCCCATTGCTGAGTTGCGTGTGGTTGATGTCCAGAAGTCGACCGCGGCATGCCTGGTCACCTCCTCGACGCGGGCGGTGGCGATGACCGATCGCGCAGAAATGCCCAAGGGCTATTGA
- a CDS encoding TraR/DksA C4-type zinc finger protein: protein MKKTDIKRLKAILEEKRATLIKNAQQTFAEDMALDSNDLPDEMDLASSEYIQSFTFRLRGRERTFLEKINTAIKKIDDGTFGTCENCEEPISLKRLEARPETTLCIRCKEDQERMEKDYA, encoded by the coding sequence ATGAAAAAAACCGACATTAAACGCTTGAAGGCGATCCTTGAAGAGAAACGCGCCACGCTTATAAAAAACGCGCAGCAAACATTCGCTGAAGACATGGCTCTCGACTCGAATGATCTGCCGGACGAAATGGATCTCGCCTCGAGTGAATACATACAATCCTTCACCTTTCGCCTGCGCGGCCGGGAGCGTACATTTCTCGAGAAAATAAACACCGCCATTAAGAAGATCGACGATGGCACATTTGGTACTTGTGAGAACTGCGAAGAGCCCATCTCGCTAAAACGCCTTGAAGCGCGACCCGAGACGACCCTCTGTATCCGCTGCAAAGAGGACCAAGAGCGGATGGAGAAGGACTACGCGTGA